In a single window of the Necator americanus strain Aroian chromosome X, whole genome shotgun sequence genome:
- a CDS encoding hypothetical protein (NECATOR_CHRX.G25960.T2), giving the protein MEVADFMGTVGKILVDEHYPTEIDEPPLFDKIESIRSNVKFEQCYERSKLIGDGKFGKVYLVRERATGTEFAAKVIRLKQQADRQEVEREVSILTQLRHPRIAQIYDAFYTANNEVVLVMEIVRGGELFDRVADENYVLTEQAVVMIICQLCEAIDYIHEQNILHLDIKPENIMCVSQTGNRIKLIDFGLARYYDGTQELRYMAGTPEFAAPEVIKYEQLDFSTDMWSVGVITYILLSGYSPFLGENICETYCNVEKGAWEFTEEFDSVSEEAKDFVSRLIVYDKRKRMLPKECLAHPWIAKHRAKASSDTILEGPAEGPIMDKKQMMRYNAKRKFRLFYGYMRVITYVKVLIELNRLRRTAMTCRMSQSGQKYFETLLLVAEQEKQMVQQGISKENLSEMLLPMSPEENVSDDKPSKIGEASTSGVDSEGKETLSTGSRTPSELSSPEETSKNIKAAPAAATRTDLIETETLEQPSNKRKSANKTDHKDPSALKPPLPTSQPKVKVPSPSNDNKELKKVEHEKKPSLEKRISIPEVIVTVPPEKATAKPLKTKDTENKTEKKSPSSTLKEASVTENATRRTEVKKPPALILRKSASLERATLAQEQTERRSLREKKPPSLESLPVTQPKSPVSAPIEPLKFIKKPRDISSRESSSERKKNVDVKSEDTRIQTSGEVLVIRDGSLKKVGSGKNICEATTEKSLEKTVKEAAKTEKEGGESLRVRKSSAPEAIITVPPKKTVLGTPQATATDENRTTPMRMNRFRSSESGDSTKENRSTEEKAPTRQGALRKKEKPAENPLIDSMFPAPQQTTLGPTLSRKKTSTAEPKPPPLSTEVTPPAVKQSSKDATEKKAVSPTPHKRGGLVQEKLSKLLNATNAAAKEEKVKVFPKSPLKDVHSLKREQDTIQEQKKAKLLPITTESKTTTTFLTSTSTKTRIANTEKKIQLISQGKNIEEVERTSTEQDNTNVRKITLKKAESQDVPGLTTTMKKNVVKQDSLRSTAEKERVEEECKESAKTVKTARSAVSKLVDKVTVEESSKMNGKTTKLSISGTKDVTRKVNEKAEVDIAAEGKTQKKSEVTAKEKVKMSIDVEKDSNKGSIGKTTVQKVVINPASSPSSSKEDLKGNVSVRMRKPSPESKLPAHDPSKMKENAAEVKKNSDTKLPTLSKNAPNDVPAMITKTTSVKMREGSKDGDETEIKKKRATIAFSSDFDKKSGFVPRDDFSFDALKEKLIRRVSTDHTKPKPKKECIPITSLSSVRDRLKQFESKK; this is encoded by the exons ATGGAAGTG GCGGATTTTATGGGCACGGTGGGTAAGATTCTAGTCGATGAACATTATCCAACAG AAATCGATGAGCCACCCTTATTCGATAAAATCGAAAGCATTCGTTCAAATGTCAAATTTGAACAATGTTATGAACGGAGTAAGCTGATAGGAGA tggaaaatttggaaaagtttATTTGGTACGAGAAAGGGCGACTGGAACAGAATTTGCAGCGAAAGTGATCCGACTGAAACAG CAAGCGGATCGTCAAGAAGTTGAACGTGAGGTATCGATACTAACACAATTAAGGCATCCACGAATTGCTCAAATCTACGACGCTTTCTATACGGCAAATAATGAAGTTGTGCTTGTGATGGAAAT AGTTCGAGGAGGAGAGCTGTTCGACAGAGTGGCTGACGAGAACTACGTTCTAACCGAGCAAGCTGTCGTGATGATAATCTGCCAACTTTGTGAAGCAATTGACTACATTCATGAACAAAATATTCTCCATTTAGACATAaag CCCGAAAATATTATGTGTGTCTCACAAACGGGGAATAGAATAAAACTGATCGACTTTGGCTTGGCTCGATACTACGATGGAACTCAG GAACTTCGCTACATGGCCGGCACACCGGAATTTGCCGCTCCGGAGGTTATTAAATACGAACAACTTGACTTCAGTACGGATATGTGGAGCGTCGGCGTAATCACTTATATTTT attaTCCGGGTATTCTCCGTTCCTCGGAGAAAATATATGTGAAACATATTGTAACGTGGAGAAAGGAGCTTGGGAGTTCACCGAAGAGTTTGACTCAGTCAGTGAGGAGGCAAAAGATTTTGTATCACGATTGATCGTCTATGACAAGAG gaaaagaatGCTGCCAAAGGAATGTTTGGCTCATCCATGGATTGCAAAACATAGAGCGAAAGCCAGTAGTGATACGATTTTGGAGGGACCAGCAGAAGGCCCAATTATGGATAAAAAACAGATGATGCGGTATAATGCAAAACGAAAATTCCGG ctatTTTACGGCTACATG CGTGTGATCACCTACGTAAAAGTATTGATCGAGTTGAATCGATTAAGACGAACTGCAATGACATGTCGTATGAGCCAATCTGGTCAGAAATACTTCGAAACTTTGCTGTTAGTGGCTGAACAGGAGAAACAAATG GTGCAGCAAGgtatttcaaaggaaaacttGAGTGAAATGCTTTTGCCAATGAGCCCTGAAGAG AACGTGAGTGACGATAAGCCAAGCAAGATTGGAGAAGCATCTACCAGTGGAGTGGACAGTGAAGGAAAGGAGACGCTATCCACAGGCAGCAGAACACCCAGTGAACTTTCTTCGCCTGAGGAAACATCTAAGAATATTAAAGCAGCACCAGCAGCGGCAACGAGGACGGACCTCATCGAGACG GAGACACTAGAGCAACCttcaaataaaaggaaatccGCCAACAAAACTGATCACAAAGATCCATCTGCACTCAAACCACCACTTCCTACTTCTCAACCAAAAGTTAAAGTACCATCGCCATCCAATGATAACAAGGagttgaaaaaagtagaacacGAAAAGAAACCGTCACTAGAGAAGAGAATATCAATACCAGAAGTGATCGTCACCGTTCCACCAGAGAAAGCTACGGCAAAACCTCTGAAGACAAAAGATAcggaaaacaaaacagaaaagaagtcgCCTTCGTCCACACTCAAGGAAGCGTCAGTGACTGAAAATGCTACAAGAAGAACGGAGGTGAAGAAGCCACCTGCACTGATTCTGAGAAAATCTGCATCGCTTGAAAGGGCTACTTTAGCTCAAGAGCAAACGGAACGAAGATCGTTACGCGAGAAGAAGCCACCGTCGTTGGAATCCCTTCCTGTCACGCAGCCGAAATCTCCAGTTTCTGCTCCGATCGAACCCTTGAAATTCATTAAAAAGCCCCGTGACATTAGCTCTCGCGAATCATcatcagaaagaaagaagaatgtagACGTTAAATCTGAAGATACAAGAATACAAACAAGCGGTGAAGTGCTTGTCATTCGAGATGGATCACTGAAAAAAGTTGGTAGCGGTAAAAATATTTGCGAAGCAACCACggaaaaaagtttggaaaagaCCGTGAAAGAAGCAGCTAAGACTGAGAAAGAAGGAGGAGAATCGTTGCGTGTGAGGAAATCATCGGCTCCGGAAGCTATTATTACAGTGCCACCTAAAAAAACAGTGCTCGGCACACCACAGGCCACTGCCACCGATGAGAACAGAACCACACCGATGCGTATGAACCGATTCAGAAGTTCGGAAAGCGGTGATAGCACTAAGGAGAATCGAAGTACGGAGGAGAAGGCACCTACACGACAG GGAGCTTTGcgtaaaaaggaaaaaccagCAGAAAATCCCCTGATCGACTCTATGTTTCCCGCTCCTCAACAAACAACTCTCGGACCAACACTTTCGAGGAAAAAGACGAGCACAGCTGAACCAAAGCCTCCTCCCCTCTCAACG gAGGTCACTCCACCTGCTGTAAAACAGAGCAGTAAGGATGCAACAGAGAAGAAGGCAGTTAGTCCA ACACCGCATAAACGTGGAGGACTAGTTCAAGAGAAATTGTCGAAGCTGCTAAACGCTACGAACGCAGCTGCTAAGGAGGAAAAAGTCAAAGTCTTCCCCAAATCTCCTCTTAAGGACGTTCATTCTCTAAAAAGAG AGCAAGATACGATCCAGGAACAAAAGAAGGCGAAGCTACTGCCTATAACAACTGAAAGCAAGACGACAACTACCTTTTTGACATCCACAAGCACAAAGACTAGAATAGCTAATACTGAAAAGAAG ATCCAGCTTATATCCCAAGGAAAGAATATCGAGGAAGTGGAGAGAACTAGTACCGAACAGGATAATACGAACGTACGCAAG ATCACTTTGAAGAAAGCCGAATCGCAGGATGTTCCTGGATTAACTacaacaatgaagaaaaatgtagtgAAACAAGATTCGTTACGATCTACAGCCGAGAAGGAACGTGTCGAGGAGGAATGCAAGGAATCGGCGAAAACTGTGAAAACAGCACGAAGCGCTGTGTCGAAGCTCGTTGATAAAGTGACAGTCGAAGAATCATCCAAA ATGAATGGAAAGACGACTAAATTGTCTATATCCGGAACGAAAGACGTTACACGCAAGGTTAATGAGAAGGCCGAGGTGGACATTGCAGCTGAGGgaaaaacgcagaaaaaatCTGAGGTGACCGCAAAGGAGAAG GTGAAAATGTCAATTGATGTGGAAAAAGATTCCAATAAAGGTTCTATAGGGAAAACAACAGTGCAGAAG GTCGTTATTAATCCAGCCTCTTCTCCAAGCAGTTCTAAAGAAGACCTGAAAGGTAACGTATCTGTAAGGATGAGAAAGCCATCTCCGGAATCGAAATTACCAGCTCATGATCCGtcgaaaatgaaagagaacgCGGCAGAAGTTAAGAAG aattcCGACACAAAGCTACCTACTCTATCAAAGAATGCTCCAAATGATGTGCCTGCAATGATTACCAAAACAACATCCGTAAAAATGCGTGAAGGAAGCAAAGACGGTGACGAAACAgagataaagaagaaaagagcaacAATTGCGTTCTCATCGGATTTTGACAAGAAGTCAGGATTCGTGCCAAGGGATGACTTTTCGTTCGATGCACTCAAAGAGAAATTGATTCGTCGGGTTAGCACAGATCATACGAAACCAAAACCGAAGAAAGAATGCATACCAATCACAAGTTTAAGTTCTGTCCGGGACCGACTGAAACAGTTTGAGAGCAAAAAGTAG
- a CDS encoding hypothetical protein (NECATOR_CHRX.G25960.T1) produces MAARYRNISLQADFMGTVGKILVDEHYPTEIDEPPLFDKIESIRSNVKFEQCYERSKLIGDGKFGKVYLVRERATGTEFAAKVIRLKQQADRQEVEREVSILTQLRHPRIAQIYDAFYTANNEVVLVMEIVRGGELFDRVADENYVLTEQAVVMIICQLCEAIDYIHEQNILHLDIKPENIMCVSQTGNRIKLIDFGLARYYDGTQELRYMAGTPEFAAPEVIKYEQLDFSTDMWSVGVITYILLSGYSPFLGENICETYCNVEKGAWEFTEEFDSVSEEAKDFVSRLIVYDKRKRMLPKECLAHPWIAKHRAKASSDTILEGPAEGPIMDKKQMMRYNAKRKFRLFYGYMRVITYVKVLIELNRLRRTAMTCRMSQSGQKYFETLLLVAEQEKQMVQQGISKENLSEMLLPMSPEENVSDDKPSKIGEASTSGVDSEGKETLSTGSRTPSELSSPEETSKNIKAAPAAATRTDLIETETLEQPSNKRKSANKTDHKDPSALKPPLPTSQPKVKVPSPSNDNKELKKVEHEKKPSLEKRISIPEVIVTVPPEKATAKPLKTKDTENKTEKKSPSSTLKEASVTENATRRTEVKKPPALILRKSASLERATLAQEQTERRSLREKKPPSLESLPVTQPKSPVSAPIEPLKFIKKPRDISSRESSSERKKNVDVKSEDTRIQTSGEVLVIRDGSLKKVGSGKNICEATTEKSLEKTVKEAAKTEKEGGESLRVRKSSAPEAIITVPPKKTVLGTPQATATDENRTTPMRMNRFRSSESGDSTKENRSTEEKAPTRQGALRKKEKPAENPLIDSMFPAPQQTTLGPTLSRKKTSTAEPKPPPLSTEVTPPAVKQSSKDATEKKAVSPTPHKRGGLVQEKLSKLLNATNAAAKEEKVKVFPKSPLKDVHSLKREQDTIQEQKKAKLLPITTESKTTTTFLTSTSTKTRIANTEKKIQLISQGKNIEEVERTSTEQDNTNVRKITLKKAESQDVPGLTTTMKKNVVKQDSLRSTAEKERVEEECKESAKTVKTARSAVSKLVDKVTVEESSKMNGKTTKLSISGTKDVTRKVNEKAEVDIAAEGKTQKKSEVTAKEKVKMSIDVEKDSNKGSIGKTTVQKVVINPASSPSSSKEDLKGNVSVRMRKPSPESKLPAHDPSKMKENAAEVKKNSDTKLPTLSKNAPNDVPAMITKTTSVKMREGSKDGDETEIKKKRATIAFSSDFDKKSGFVPRDDFSFDALKEKLIRRVSTDHTKPKPKKECIPITSLSSVRDRLKQFESKK; encoded by the exons ATGGCTGCACGATACCGTAATATTTCCTTACAGGCGGATTTTATGGGCACGGTGGGTAAGATTCTAGTCGATGAACATTATCCAACAG AAATCGATGAGCCACCCTTATTCGATAAAATCGAAAGCATTCGTTCAAATGTCAAATTTGAACAATGTTATGAACGGAGTAAGCTGATAGGAGA tggaaaatttggaaaagtttATTTGGTACGAGAAAGGGCGACTGGAACAGAATTTGCAGCGAAAGTGATCCGACTGAAACAG CAAGCGGATCGTCAAGAAGTTGAACGTGAGGTATCGATACTAACACAATTAAGGCATCCACGAATTGCTCAAATCTACGACGCTTTCTATACGGCAAATAATGAAGTTGTGCTTGTGATGGAAAT AGTTCGAGGAGGAGAGCTGTTCGACAGAGTGGCTGACGAGAACTACGTTCTAACCGAGCAAGCTGTCGTGATGATAATCTGCCAACTTTGTGAAGCAATTGACTACATTCATGAACAAAATATTCTCCATTTAGACATAaag CCCGAAAATATTATGTGTGTCTCACAAACGGGGAATAGAATAAAACTGATCGACTTTGGCTTGGCTCGATACTACGATGGAACTCAG GAACTTCGCTACATGGCCGGCACACCGGAATTTGCCGCTCCGGAGGTTATTAAATACGAACAACTTGACTTCAGTACGGATATGTGGAGCGTCGGCGTAATCACTTATATTTT attaTCCGGGTATTCTCCGTTCCTCGGAGAAAATATATGTGAAACATATTGTAACGTGGAGAAAGGAGCTTGGGAGTTCACCGAAGAGTTTGACTCAGTCAGTGAGGAGGCAAAAGATTTTGTATCACGATTGATCGTCTATGACAAGAG gaaaagaatGCTGCCAAAGGAATGTTTGGCTCATCCATGGATTGCAAAACATAGAGCGAAAGCCAGTAGTGATACGATTTTGGAGGGACCAGCAGAAGGCCCAATTATGGATAAAAAACAGATGATGCGGTATAATGCAAAACGAAAATTCCGG ctatTTTACGGCTACATG CGTGTGATCACCTACGTAAAAGTATTGATCGAGTTGAATCGATTAAGACGAACTGCAATGACATGTCGTATGAGCCAATCTGGTCAGAAATACTTCGAAACTTTGCTGTTAGTGGCTGAACAGGAGAAACAAATG GTGCAGCAAGgtatttcaaaggaaaacttGAGTGAAATGCTTTTGCCAATGAGCCCTGAAGAG AACGTGAGTGACGATAAGCCAAGCAAGATTGGAGAAGCATCTACCAGTGGAGTGGACAGTGAAGGAAAGGAGACGCTATCCACAGGCAGCAGAACACCCAGTGAACTTTCTTCGCCTGAGGAAACATCTAAGAATATTAAAGCAGCACCAGCAGCGGCAACGAGGACGGACCTCATCGAGACG GAGACACTAGAGCAACCttcaaataaaaggaaatccGCCAACAAAACTGATCACAAAGATCCATCTGCACTCAAACCACCACTTCCTACTTCTCAACCAAAAGTTAAAGTACCATCGCCATCCAATGATAACAAGGagttgaaaaaagtagaacacGAAAAGAAACCGTCACTAGAGAAGAGAATATCAATACCAGAAGTGATCGTCACCGTTCCACCAGAGAAAGCTACGGCAAAACCTCTGAAGACAAAAGATAcggaaaacaaaacagaaaagaagtcgCCTTCGTCCACACTCAAGGAAGCGTCAGTGACTGAAAATGCTACAAGAAGAACGGAGGTGAAGAAGCCACCTGCACTGATTCTGAGAAAATCTGCATCGCTTGAAAGGGCTACTTTAGCTCAAGAGCAAACGGAACGAAGATCGTTACGCGAGAAGAAGCCACCGTCGTTGGAATCCCTTCCTGTCACGCAGCCGAAATCTCCAGTTTCTGCTCCGATCGAACCCTTGAAATTCATTAAAAAGCCCCGTGACATTAGCTCTCGCGAATCATcatcagaaagaaagaagaatgtagACGTTAAATCTGAAGATACAAGAATACAAACAAGCGGTGAAGTGCTTGTCATTCGAGATGGATCACTGAAAAAAGTTGGTAGCGGTAAAAATATTTGCGAAGCAACCACggaaaaaagtttggaaaagaCCGTGAAAGAAGCAGCTAAGACTGAGAAAGAAGGAGGAGAATCGTTGCGTGTGAGGAAATCATCGGCTCCGGAAGCTATTATTACAGTGCCACCTAAAAAAACAGTGCTCGGCACACCACAGGCCACTGCCACCGATGAGAACAGAACCACACCGATGCGTATGAACCGATTCAGAAGTTCGGAAAGCGGTGATAGCACTAAGGAGAATCGAAGTACGGAGGAGAAGGCACCTACACGACAG GGAGCTTTGcgtaaaaaggaaaaaccagCAGAAAATCCCCTGATCGACTCTATGTTTCCCGCTCCTCAACAAACAACTCTCGGACCAACACTTTCGAGGAAAAAGACGAGCACAGCTGAACCAAAGCCTCCTCCCCTCTCAACG gAGGTCACTCCACCTGCTGTAAAACAGAGCAGTAAGGATGCAACAGAGAAGAAGGCAGTTAGTCCA ACACCGCATAAACGTGGAGGACTAGTTCAAGAGAAATTGTCGAAGCTGCTAAACGCTACGAACGCAGCTGCTAAGGAGGAAAAAGTCAAAGTCTTCCCCAAATCTCCTCTTAAGGACGTTCATTCTCTAAAAAGAG AGCAAGATACGATCCAGGAACAAAAGAAGGCGAAGCTACTGCCTATAACAACTGAAAGCAAGACGACAACTACCTTTTTGACATCCACAAGCACAAAGACTAGAATAGCTAATACTGAAAAGAAG ATCCAGCTTATATCCCAAGGAAAGAATATCGAGGAAGTGGAGAGAACTAGTACCGAACAGGATAATACGAACGTACGCAAG ATCACTTTGAAGAAAGCCGAATCGCAGGATGTTCCTGGATTAACTacaacaatgaagaaaaatgtagtgAAACAAGATTCGTTACGATCTACAGCCGAGAAGGAACGTGTCGAGGAGGAATGCAAGGAATCGGCGAAAACTGTGAAAACAGCACGAAGCGCTGTGTCGAAGCTCGTTGATAAAGTGACAGTCGAAGAATCATCCAAA ATGAATGGAAAGACGACTAAATTGTCTATATCCGGAACGAAAGACGTTACACGCAAGGTTAATGAGAAGGCCGAGGTGGACATTGCAGCTGAGGgaaaaacgcagaaaaaatCTGAGGTGACCGCAAAGGAGAAG GTGAAAATGTCAATTGATGTGGAAAAAGATTCCAATAAAGGTTCTATAGGGAAAACAACAGTGCAGAAG GTCGTTATTAATCCAGCCTCTTCTCCAAGCAGTTCTAAAGAAGACCTGAAAGGTAACGTATCTGTAAGGATGAGAAAGCCATCTCCGGAATCGAAATTACCAGCTCATGATCCGtcgaaaatgaaagagaacgCGGCAGAAGTTAAGAAG aattcCGACACAAAGCTACCTACTCTATCAAAGAATGCTCCAAATGATGTGCCTGCAATGATTACCAAAACAACATCCGTAAAAATGCGTGAAGGAAGCAAAGACGGTGACGAAACAgagataaagaagaaaagagcaacAATTGCGTTCTCATCGGATTTTGACAAGAAGTCAGGATTCGTGCCAAGGGATGACTTTTCGTTCGATGCACTCAAAGAGAAATTGATTCGTCGGGTTAGCACAGATCATACGAAACCAAAACCGAAGAAAGAATGCATACCAATCACAAGTTTAAGTTCTGTCCGGGACCGACTGAAACAGTTTGAGAGCAAAAAGTAG
- a CDS encoding hypothetical protein (NECATOR_CHRX.G25961.T1) has translation MTNFLEDVNFVEMSPEDFPHTHDEEAIDLQTFVQLMGQFYENGWMKGTGGALGCIAKDKLFISPSALQKERLKTSDIFVYDLRSKIQVQRPIQAKVDVSSCSVLFSLIMKQTGSKCVIHTHGKAANLMTQLLKCKDVFEISHQEYIKGVYDPFTGKNLNYEDTLTIPIIENQPRENELTPALEECLKTHQRSCAVLVRNHGLFVWGLTWEKAKIMTECIDYLLDLAIDMIRHDIPLVKDITMEKSVNPDEDYRHIFYSQ, from the exons ATGACAAATTTTCTTGAGGATGTCAACTTTGTGGAAATGTCTCCGGAAGATTTCCCGCATACACATGATGAGGAG GCTATTGATCTGCAGACATTTGTTCAATTAATGGGTCAATTCTACGAaaatggatggatgaaaggaACTGGAGGAGCTCTAGGTTGTATCGCTAAGGATAAACTGTTTATTTCACCATCAGCACTGCAGAAGGAAAGATTGAAAAC GTCAGATATATTCGTCTACGATTTACGGAGTAAAATACAAGTACAGCGGCCTATACAGGCGAAAGTGGACGTATCTTCGTGTTCTGTACTTTTCTCGTTGATAATGAAACAAACAG GATCAAAATGCGTTATACACACCCATGGAAAAGCCGCAAATCTTATGACACAATTGTTAAAATGTAAAGATGTATTCGAAATTTCACATCAAGAGTACATAAAAG GAGTTTATGATCCATTCACTGGAAAGAATCTCAACTATGAGGACACCTTAACGATTCCAATTATTGAAAATCAACCTAGAGAGAATGAACTTACG CCAGCTCTGGAAGAGTGCTTGAAGACTCATCAACGTTCCTGTGCTGTTCTAGTCCGTAATCATGGACTTTTTGTTTGGGGTTTAACATGGGAAAAAGCTAAAATTAT gACAGAGTGCATCGACTACCTCTTGGATCTCGCCATCGATATGATTCGACATGATATTCCGCTGGTGAAAGACATCACTATGGAAAAGTCTGTAAATCCTGACGAAGACTATCGTCATATCTTCTATTCGCAGtaa
- a CDS encoding hypothetical protein (NECATOR_CHRX.G25962.T1) has product MRVLLVVLGLSSVACGIEDNPWIVQKTTDPQLFEKVFEPMKQGRFVRQADHEWMVDEAYNRHRHQWYKYDCKKVCYLEECKGDGGTFRGMDCFKPYEQNVRHYKLEDGWHKLLTCKSTTPTDYVVLAANKNGNPITIGAGSASRMIRCNDRGKWVAKTDKRKEVEVKNAFCYVVPKYSES; this is encoded by the exons ATGCGGGTCCTGCTTGTTGTTCTTGGCCTCTCGTCGGTCGCATGTG gTATCGAAGATAATCCATGGATAGTCCAGAAAACAACAGACCCGCaactatttgaaaaagtaTTTGAACCTATGAAGCAAGGGAGATTCGTACGGCAAGCTGATCATGAATGGATGGTCGATGAAGCATACAACAGGCACCGCCATCAATGGT ACAAATACGATTGCAAAAAAGTTTGTTATCTCGAAGAATGCAAAGGCGATGGAGGAACGTTCAGAGGAATGGAT TGTTTCAAGCCTTACGAACAAAATGTTCGCCATTACAAGCTGGAAGATGGTTGGCACAAGCTTCTAACCTGCAAATCAACAACACCAACTGATTAT GTCGTTCTGGCAGCAAACAAGAATGGGAATCCGATAACGATTGGTGCAGGATCAGCGAGTAGG ATGATCCGATGTAACGATAGAGGCAAATGGGTTGCGAAGACGGATAAAAGGAAGGAAGTCGAAGTGAAAAACGCTTTCTGTTATGTGGTCCCGAAGTATAGTGAAAGTTGA
- a CDS encoding hypothetical protein (NECATOR_CHRX.G25963.T1) — MNVSDGREGFRDRRRSQSDELTCLEGSRHSLDTSASLRIHCIGGMRSLGLILSRIVSWSIYEREKTSRISCNVIRYGTARFPNMQ; from the exons ATGAATGTTTCGGATGGTCGTGAAGGTTTCAGAGATCGACGCCGTTCACAAAGCGATGAATTG acttgtctggaaggatcaAGACACtcgcttgacacatcggctagcctccgaattcattgtatag GCGGCATGAGGTCACTAGGACTCATCTTAAGCAGAATTGTATCCTGGTCTATTTATGAAAGAG AAAAAACCTCGCGAATTTCATGCAATGTAATAAGGTATGGCACTGCCCGTTTTCCTAATATGCAATGA
- a CDS encoding hypothetical protein (NECATOR_CHRX.G25964.T1) — protein sequence MNPLTLVTLLIGWKTIFALKCHQCNGWLGSYPLRFTQASTCENRNNQCETNQYCVRILDTMTPGVEYVTFKSDCFYQTTLQVNPTNLSYVQGRTCFPFQDGSAPVKRWFYCFCNDRDYCNSSGTMTILLIPVISLLKYFWI from the exons ATGAACCCGCTGACTCTGGTTACACTTCTAATCGGCTGGAAAA CAATATTCGCGCTGAAATGTCATCAGTGCAATGGTTGGCTTGGAAGTTATCCGTTGAG GTTTACCCAAGCAAGCACTTGTGAAAATCGGAACAATCAGTGTGAGACCAATCAA tACTGTGTGAGAATTCTGGATACTATGACTCCTGGCGTTGAATATGTGACCTTCAAAAGTGATTGTTTCTATCAAACAACTCTACAAGTAAACCCAACAAACTTGTCCTATGTACAAGGTAGAACATGCTTTCCTTTCCAGGATGGTTCAGCTCCAGTGAAAAG GTGGTTCTACTGCTTCTGTAACGACAGGGATTACTGTAATTCTTCTGGAACAATGACGATTCTCCTCATTCCAGTGATATCGttactgaaatatttttggatttga
- a CDS encoding hypothetical protein (NECATOR_CHRX.G25965.T1), which translates to MYLTEYFPQCAWDSMRMTTSRYFRFFRRSRPCLEKCAPSKLVVVKSTDMCEEMQQEAIALAHCAIERFQLEKDIASYIKTEFDRKYCPSWHCVVGRNFGSFVTYETHHFIYFYVQHIAVMLFKAGF; encoded by the exons ATGTATCTCACTGAATACTTTCCTCAGTGCGCATGGGATAGTATGCGCATGACAACTAGCAGATATTTCCGATTCTTCAgg CGTTCGAGGCCGTGCCTGGAAAAATGTGCTCCATCGAAATTAGTTGTGGTTAAAAGCACGGATATGTGCGAAGAAATGCAGCAGGAAGCGATCGCCCTAGCCCATTGCGCTATCGAGCGATTCCAGTTGGAGAAG GATATCGCTTCCTACATCAAAACCGAATTCGACAGGAAATATTGCCCATCATGGCACTGTGTTGTCGGACGTAACTTTGGCTCTTTTGTCACTTATGAAActcatcattttatttatttttatgttcaaCATATTGCTGTAATGTTGTTCAAAGCAGGATTCTAA